GAGCCCAACCTCTTCTGGAACGCCGACATCTCCACCCAGAAACAGGAGGGCGGCCTGCTGGACGCGGGCACCCTCGGCCCGCGCTATGTCTTCAACACCCACTTCTACGACCAGAAGGCCATCTCCGGCGTCCTGATGTGGGGCAAGGCCGCCGACGGACAGTACGCCGCCGACTTCGCCACCGTCCGCGACCGCGCCGCCTCGGCCGGCACGGCGGCCGTGGTCAGCGAGTTCGGCCACCCGCTGTCCGGCACGGTCTCCGACAAGGCACCGACGGTCCTCAAGGCCATGTACCAGGCCCTGGACTCCCGGCTGCCGGGCGCCAGTTGGTGGTCCAGCCCGTCTGCCTCGGGACCGGTGCTCTCCGGCACCCAGTGGCAGTGGGACCTCTACAACGGCCGGCACCACGAGCTGATGAACGGCAACCCCGACAAGGTGCTCACCTCCGGCGACGCCTGGAACGACGAGGACCTCTCCGCGGTGGACCTGGACGGCTCCGGGAACGTCGCCCTGCGCCAGGACGCCCGGCTGCTCGACCGCCTCTACCCGAGCGCCACCGCCGGTACGACCCTCGCCTTCACCTACGAGGACCGCTCCCGCGACGGCTCCACGACCCTCACCTGGAACCCGGTGCCGAGTTCCCTGCCGAACGTGGCCCGGCTGGTGGGCTCCGGCCAGTACGGGGTGCTGGTGTGGCGCTCCGGTGACGGCACCGCACCCACCGAACTGCACCTGCCGGCGTCCTTCCCCACCGCGTCGGCCACCGTCGTCTCCGACCTCGGCACGGTCAGCGCACCGCCCGCCTACACCGGCGCCGCCACGCCCGTCGCCGTAGCCCCCGAACCGGGCGGCACCGGCAGCCGCAGGCTGCTGCTCACCGACACGGACTCCGGCGCCCTGCACTACGCGCTGGTGACCAACGGGGCCACTTCGCCCTCGGCGGATCTGCTCTCCGCGGCCAGGTCCGAGCTGTCCGCGTGGGTGACAGCGCACTTCTGAGAGTTCCGAGCCTGCTCAGCCCGCTGAGTCTTCTGAGCCGAAGCCGTACGGCCCCCGGGGAGAGTGGGGTCCCCCCGGAGGCCGCCGGCGCTCAACTCCCGCTCGGGCCGGTCCAGTCGGCCTGGACATGCCCCAGCCGGACGCGCTGCGGATGGTCCCCGACCGGCACGGACAGCACCTTCTGGCCGGTGGCGAAGTCGATGGCCGTGATCCGGTCGGCGCCGGCCTCGGAGATGACGCAGTCCTTGCCGTCGCCGCTCACGGTGGCCCAGTACGGTGTCGACGCGGTGACGAGCGGGCCGACGTCGAAGGAGGCCCGGTCGACCACGGTCGCGTAGTTGTCCATCGTCCCGGCGACACACAGCTTGGTGCCCTCGGGGTTCATCGAGATGCCGTGGTGGCGCGAGTCCAGCAGCCAGGTGGTGCGGTCCGGGTTGGTCGCCGGGTTCGCCGGCAGCGTCGCCACACGGGTGATCTTGTCCGTGGCCACGTCGTACTCGAGGAAGCCGTTGAAGAACGACACCTGGAAGTAGAGCTTGGACCAGTCGGGGGTGAAGGCGGCGGGCCGGACCGCGCTGGAGAAGTCCTTCAGTCCGATCGCGTCCAGCCGCTGTCGCATGTCGATGGTCCTGACCGGCTTGAACGTGTTCGCGTCGACGATCGTGATGTGCCGGTCGCCCTTGGTCCAGTCCCAGGCCGGGTCGTCCAGAGAGGTGGTCACCTCGCCGATGGACATGTTCCAGATGTACTTGCCGCCGTTGGTGAAGAAGTTCTCGTGCGGCTTGTCGCCGCTGCCGAACTCGCCGATTTCCTTCCCGGTGTCGATGTCCAGCACCTGCACCTTGTTCGCCGTCGAGGCCGAGACCGCGACCCGGGTGCCGTCGGGCGAGACCGCCATGTGGTCGGCCCGGTAACCGGCCACCGGGAAGCGCCAGTTGACCCTGTCGGTGGCCAGGTCGATGGAGACGACGTCGGCGAAGCTGGGACGGGAGACGACCACGGACTTCCCGTCGGGCGTGGAGTACATGTCGTCCACGTACTGGTCGTGTCCCTGGCCGACCTCGTTGCGGATGGACGTGTAGTAGATCCACTTGATCGGGTCGGCGTTGATCTCCGCCAGCCGCTGCGCCTTGTCCGGGACGATGTTGATCCGGCCGACCTTCGCGAAGTCGCCGGAGGACTTGACGACATCGGCGGTGCCGTCCCAGTTGTTGCCGACGAACAGCACCTCACGCAGGCCGTCGGAGGCGCCGTTCGCGGCGGAGGCGGCGGTCGCCGGGCCGGCGACGGTCAGGGCGAGGGCGGCGGCCACGGAGCAAAGGTGCCTGGTTCTGGAGGCAGGCATGACTGCTCTCTTTCCTCGGAGGAATCTGAACACGGGCGCATTCACAGTGAACTTACTGAAAAGTAAGGACGGGGTGGGCTACTCGACAAGATGTGTGCACGACAAGAATGGGAGTCGGTGGGGCGACGGAGGGGGAAAGCGTGGCGGGCAGGCTCAAGGCGCCGACGGGCCGCTACGGCGGCCGTACGGCCGAGGACCGGCAGGCCGAGCGGCGCCGGCGCTTTCTGGACGCGGCCCTGGATCTGTTCGGCGGCGCGCCCGGCTACCGCGGCACGACCGTCGCCGCGCTGAGCCAGGCCGCCGGCCTGTCCACCCGCCAGTTCTACGAGGAGTTCCGCACCCTGGAGGACGTCCTCGCCGCGCTGCACCTGGAGGTCAACGGCTGGGCCGAGCAGGCGGTACTGGACGCCCTGGCCGGGGCGGACGGCCTGCCGCTGGCCGAGCGCGCCGCCGTGCTCTTCCGCGCCTACGCCCGTGACGTCACCTGCGATCCGCGCCGTATCCGGATCACCTTCGTGGAGGTCGTCGGCGTCAGCCCGCGCCTGGAGGAGCAGCGCCTGGCCCGCCGGGCCCGGTGGATCGACCTCATCCGGGCCGAGGCGGACACGGCCGTGGCGCGCGGGGAGGCGGCACCCCGTGACTACCGGCTCGCGGCGACGGCCTTCGTCGGCAGCGTCAACGGCCTCCTGCACGACTGGAGCGCCGGCTGGGTGGACGCCACGCTGGACGAAGTGGTGGACGAGCTGGTGCGGCTGCTGCTGGGGATGCTCCGCCCGGCGGGCTGGCGGCCCGCCAGCACGTGACAGGGCTGCCCGGCGAAGCCAGTCTGCGCAGGTCAGGGCGAGGGCCAGCGGCTCGGCGCGCGGGATCGGCCCGGAGCTGGTCTGCTGGTGCGGGGGCGTCGTACCCGTGCTCCGGAGCCCCGGAGAAGACACCGGCAGACGCAGGAGAGCCAGATGAGTACGTATCGAGTCGCGCAGGTGACCGCCCCGAACGGCACGTTCGAGCTGGTCGAGCGAGAGGTGCCGCAGCCCGGGCCCGGCCAGGTGCGGATCGCCGTGGAGGCGTGCGGGATCTGCCACAGTGACGCCCTCTTCGTGAGCGGCGGACTGCCGGGCGTGACATTCCCCGAGGTGCCCGGGCACGAGATGGCCGGGCACATCGAGGAGCTGGGCCAAGACGTGCGGGAACGGGGCTGGAAGGTCGGTGACCGCGTTGCGGTCGGCTGGTTCGGCGGCAGCTGCGGGCACTGCACACCGTGCCGGCAGGGCGACTTCATCGTGTGCGTGAATCTGAAGGTCCCGGGGTGGGCCTACGACGGGGGCTTCGGCGAGAAGGTGATCGTGCCCGCCGACGCGCTGGCCCGGATCCCGGACGGCCTGTCGGCGGCCGACGCGGGACCGATGGCCTGCGCGGGCGTGACCACGTTCAACGGGCTGCGGCGCAGCTCGGCCCGGCCGGGGGATCTGGTCGCCGTGCTCGGTCTCGGCGGTCTGGGGCATCTCGGGGTGCAATACGCCGTCGCGATGGGCTTCGAGACCGTGGGGATCGCCCGGGGCGCGGAGAAGGCCGACTTCGCCAAGCAGCTGGGTGCCCACCACTACATCGACAGCACCTCCGGCACCCCGGTCGCCGAGGCCCTGCAGTCCCTCGGCGGCGCCAAGGCCGTCCTGGCCACCGCCGGGAACTCCGCGGCCATCACGGCCACCGTGGACGGGCTGGCGCCCCGTGGCGAACTGGTGGTCATCGGAGCGGACAACGCGCCGATGGGCATCAATCCGGCCCAGCTGCTCATGGCCGCCCGCGTCGTCCGCGGCCACCCGTCCGGCACGTCCCAGGACGTGGAGGACACCATGGCCTTCAGTGCCCTGCACAGCATCCGGCCGATGACCGAGACCGTGCCGCTGGACCGTGCGGACGAGGCCTACCGGAAGATGCTCGCCGGCAAGGCCCGCTTCCGGATGGTGCTCACCTACGGCTGACGCCCGAGGACCGGCTACGGCCGGTGCATCAGCCGCCGAGCCGTTCCAGTGCCGCCAGTACCGGGGCCGCGCCGTCCTCGGTGCGGATGCGGGCGCCCAGGGCGCGCGCCCGCTCCCGGTAACCCGGCTCACGTGTGGCCGGTACCAGGGCCGAGGCCAGGGCGTGCGCGGTGAGGCGGCGCAGCGGTACGACGTCCGGGGCGACCCCCAGCGTGACCAGCCGGGCGGACCAGAACCCCGCGTCGAACTGGACCGGCACCGGCACGGCCGGCACTCCGGCGCGCAGCCCCGCCGCGGTCGTCCCCGCTCCCGCGTGGTGGACCACGGCGGCCATGTGCGGGAACAGCAGCGCGTGCGGCACCTCGTCGATGGTCAGCATGTCGTCACCGGCGGCCGCGAGCCCGCCCCAGCCGTGCTGGATCACCCCGCGCAGTCCGGCCCGCCGCAGTGCCGCCACCACCTGGGCGCTGAGCCGGCCGGCGTCCGGCACGGTGGCGCTGCCCAGCCCGACGAAGACCGGCGCCGGACCTGCCTCGAGGAACTCCCGTACCCGATCGGGCAGTTGGCTCTCGGTGTCGTACGGCCACCAGTAGCCGCTCACCGCCAGACCCGGCCGCCAGTCCCGGGGCCGGGGCACCACCAGCGGGCTGAAGCCATGGTGCACCGGCCACAGGCGCCGCTCCCGGGCCCGCCGCGCGGCACCCGCCCGCAGCGGGGGCAGTCCGAGCCGCCTGCGCACCCCGGGCAGGGCGCCCGTGAAGATGTGCTCCGTGGCGAGGCACACGCCGTGCCCGGCCCACCGGTTCACCGTCGGTCCCCAGGAGCCGCCGCCGAGCACGGGAGGCGCGAACTCCCTGGTACCGGCGAGGGGTTGGAGATAGACGCCCATGCTCGGCAGCCGTAGTCCCTCGGCGATGGCGTGGCCGAGCGGGGCCAGCGAGGCGGACAGCAGCAGGACCTCGCTGTCCCGGGCCGCCCTGATCAGGTCCTCGGTCATCCGCCCGACAACGCGGCGCGCCATGTCCGCCAGGCGCAGCAGCTTCCCGGCCTCACTGGCGCTGCGGTGCAGGCTGCGGCCGCGCGGCGACTCCAGCTCCGCCCGCGGATCGACCGGCAGGGCGTGGAATCGTATGCCGGAGCCCGCCACCAGCGGCTCGAAACGGGCGTGGGTGACCAGGGTGACCTTGTGCCCGGACCGGACGAGCCGATGTCCGAGGCCGGTGTAGGGGGCCACATCGCCCCGGGATCCCGCCGTCATGATCGCAACGCGCACGACGGCCAGTATGGCCGCAATCGGCCCCGCACGGGCCCAAAGGCCCGGTCACGATGGTGGGTTCACGCCTGTCGCAGCCGTTGACTTCGCCCTCGGGCGGCTCTACGGTCGGCGCGCGACATGTTCGGTTCACCGATCCAAGTTCGATATATCGATCACATATTGATCAACGTGATCGATGAAGGTATCGATCAGCGTGGATTCCGTCCGCACGCGGAGGCGCCGATGTATCCCCCACCCCGTCCGATCAGCGAAGGCTTCGCACGACGCTGCAGAACCACCGCCGTACGCGCGCTCGTCCTGGCCCTGACCGTGGCCGCAGCCCTGGTCTTCGCCCAGCCGGGCCCGGCCTCCGCCGCGACGGACCGTCAGATCGCGGTGCCCACCGCGCCGATGGGCTGGGCCTCCTGGAACAGCTTCGCCTCGTCGATCGACCACGACGTCATCAAGCGGCAGACGGACGCGTTCGTCGCGGCCGGCCTCCCCGGCGCCGGATACAAGTACATCAACATCGACGAGGGCTGGTGGCAGGGCACCCGCGACAGCGCCGGCAACATCACCGTCGACACCGGCGAGTGGCCCGGCGGCATGAGCGCCATCGCCGACTACATCCACAGCAAGGGCCTGAAGGCCGGCATCTACACCGACGCCGGCAAGAACGGCTGCGGCTACTACTACCCGACCACCAGGCCGGCCGCCCCGAACACCGGCAGCGAGGGCCACTACGACCAGGACATGCTGCAGTTCTCCAGGTGGGGCTTCGACTTCGTCAAGGTCGACTGGTGCGGCGGCGACGCCGAGGGACTGGACGCGGCGACGACGTACAGGGCGATCAGCTCGGCCGTCGCCAAGGCCACCGCGACCACCGGCCGCCCGCTCACCCTCTCCGTCTGCAACTGGGGCAAGCAGAACCCCTGGAACTGGGCGCCGGGCCTCGCCCCGATGTGGCGCACCAGCACGGACATCGTCTACTACGGCAACACGCCCTCGCAGTCCAGCATGCTGTCCAACTTCGACCAGGCCCTGCATCCGGCCGCCCAGCACACCGGTTACTACAACGATCCCGACATGCTGATGGTCGGCATGTCCGGCCTCACCGCCGCGCAGAACCGCACCCACATGGCCCTCTGGGCGATCTCCGGCGCCCCCCTGCTGGCGGGCAACGACCTCACCACGATGACCGGTGAGACGGCCGCCGTTCTCGAGAACTCCGACGTGGTCGCCGTCGACCAGGACCCACGCGGGCTGCAAGGGGTGAAGGTCGCCGAGGACACCACCGGACTCCAGGTCTACGGCAAGGTCCTGTCCGGCACCGGCAACCGGGCCGTCGTCCTCCTCAACCGCACCTCGGCCGCGCAGAACATCACCGTCCGCTGGTCGGACCTCGGTCTGACGGACGCCTCGGCGACCGTGCGGGACCTGTGGGCGCAGAAGAACGTGGGTTCCTCTGCCACGAGTTACACCACCGGCGTCCCCGCGGGCGGCTCGGTGCTGCTCAAGGTCAGCGGCACCGAGGCGGCGAGCAGCGACTACAGCGCCGGCTCCACCGGTAAGTACACCGGCGTGTCCGCGGCGAGCACCGGCATGCACGTGGTCGACATCGCCTACACCAACACCGCCTCCACCGCCGTCACGGGCACCCTGCAGGTCAACGGCCAGACCGCGACGACGGTGTCCTTCCCGCCCACCGGCGCCGGCCAGGGCACGGTCTCGGTCCAGGTGCACCTCACCAAGGGAAACACCAACTCCCTCGCCTTCACCGGCGGTCCGGCCCTGGGCGGTATCACCGTGCATCGGCTGCCCGGCACCGACGGCACCCTCCTCGTCGGCGCACAGTCCGGCCGGTGCGCCGACATCTACGACAACACGATCACCAACGGCACCCAGGCCGAGCTGTGGGACTGCAACGGCGGCGCCAACCAGGCCTGGACGTACACCTCCCGCAAGGAACTCGTCGTCTACGGCGACAAGTGCCTCGACGCCTACAACCTCGGCACCACCAACGGCACCAAGGTGGTCATCTGGGACTGCAACGGCCAGGACAACCAGAAGTGGACGCTCAACACCGACGGCACCATCACCAACGTCCACGCGGGCCTGTGCCTGGACGCGTACAACGCCGCCACCGGCAATGGCACGTCGCTGGTGCTGTGGAGCTGCGACGGCGGTGCCAACCAGAAGTGGTCCCGGACCTGACCCGTGGCTGCGCTACGCGGCGGCGGACACCATCAGGAGGCCTGCCGCCGCGAGCACCGCGCACCCCAGCAGCAGCCAGGCCAGCAGCCGCTGCCGCAGCACCCGATAGCGGGCCTCGTACATCTGCCGCAGCTCCTCGGTGCGTTGGGCGGTGCGCTGCCACGACTGCCGGGACAGCGCCACGTACTCGGCCTCGAACTCCCTGCCCAGCACCTCCCGTTGGGTGTCGGTGAGCCAGCCCAGCCGGGATGCGGTGCGTGCTGCCGCCGTACGGCCCTCCTCGCGTGCGGCGGCCAGCAGCAGATGGCCCTCGATCTCCCGGACCAGGGCCCGCTCCTCCTGCGCCGTCATCGTGCGGTCAACTCCCTTTCCGGCAGCGGTGTTTCCGCATGGTGCAGATCGAACGCCGGGGACTCGCTGCGGATCCGGGGCAGGGTGGTGAAGTTGTGCCGGGGCGGCGGGCAGGAGGTCGCCCACTCCAGGGAACGGCCGTAGCCCCAGGGATCGTCGCTCTCGACCCGCTCGCCGTATTTGGCCGTCTTCCAGACGTTGCAGAAGAACGGGAGCATGGAGATGCCGAGCAGGGAACGAGAAGATCGTCGAGACCGCGTTGAGCGTGGTGAGCCCTTCCACTGCCAGATCGTCGGGAATTCTGCGCTGCATTCCGTTCGTGCCCAGCCAGTGCTGGACCAGGAAAGTGCCGTGGAAGCCGATGAACAGCGTCCAGAAGGTGATCTTGCCGAGCCGTTCGTCCAGCATCTTGCCGGTCCACTTCGGCCACCAGAAGTGGAAGCCGGAGAACATCGCGAAGATGACCGTACCGAAGACCACGTAGTGGAAGTGGGCCACCACGAAATAGCTGTCGGACGTCGCGAAATCGATCGGCGGCGAGGCGAGCATGACACCGGTCAGTCCGCCGAAGACGAACGTGACGAGGAATCCCATCACCCACAGCATGGGTGTCTCGAAGGACAGCGAGCCCTTCCACATCGTGCCGATCCAGTTGAAGAACTTCACACCGGTCGGGACGGCGATCAGGAACGTCATGAAGGAGAAGAAGGGCAGCAGTACACCGCCGGTGACGTACATGTGGTGGGCCCACACGGTCACGGACAGACCGGCGATCGCGATGGTCGCGGCGATCAGGCCCATGTAGCCGAACATCGGCTTACGGGAGAACACCGGGATCACTTCGGAGATGATGCCGAAGAACGGCAGCGCGATGATGTACACCTCCGGATGGCCGAAGAACCAGAAGAGGTGTTGCCAGAGCAGGGCTCCGCCGTTGGCGGCGTCGAAGACATGGGCGCCGAACTTGCGGTCCGCCTCCAGGGCGAACAGCGCGGCCGCGAGGACCGGGAAGGCGAGCAGGACCAGGACACCGGTGAGCAGCACGTTCCATACGAAGATCGGCATGCGGAACATGGTCAGACCGGGGGCGCGCATGCAGATGATCGTGGTGATGAAGTTGACCGAGCCGAGGATGGTGCCGAAGCCGGAGAAGGCCAGCCCCATGATCCACAGGTCGCCGCCCGGACCCGGTGAGCGGACCACGTCCGTCAGCGGCGAGTAGGCGAACCAGCCGAAGTCGGCCGCACCGTCCGGGGTGAGGAAGCCGCCCACCGCGATGAGCGAGCCGAACAGATACAGCCAGTAGGCGAACATGTTCAGCCGCGGGAACGCC
The genomic region above belongs to Streptomyces sp. CG1 and contains:
- a CDS encoding cellulase family glycosylhydrolase; amino-acid sequence: MPYFRVRALVVLVVLSGSLTVAGPPPATAATPASPSDSLWFDGAPLTVQGGRFTDGQGREIVLRGYNVSGETKLEENSGLPFASVADAQKSATALRALGGANTVRFLLSWAHAEPVRGQVDTGYLAAVAEQMRAFLDAGIRVFPDFHQDLYSRYLFSSGSWYTGDGAPKWAVDAGSYPAESCGICLFWGQNITQNAAVQKAQYDFWHNSYGLQDAFLTTARTAMAYLRQHLTGAEFADIAGFDPYNEPYAGSYDSGQTSRTWEKDLLWPFYEKFRARMDAAGWQDKPAFVEPNLFWNADISTQKQEGGLLDAGTLGPRYVFNTHFYDQKAISGVLMWGKAADGQYAADFATVRDRAASAGTAAVVSEFGHPLSGTVSDKAPTVLKAMYQALDSRLPGASWWSSPSASGPVLSGTQWQWDLYNGRHHELMNGNPDKVLTSGDAWNDEDLSAVDLDGSGNVALRQDARLLDRLYPSATAGTTLAFTYEDRSRDGSTTLTWNPVPSSLPNVARLVGSGQYGVLVWRSGDGTAPTELHLPASFPTASATVVSDLGTVSAPPAYTGAATPVAVAPEPGGTGSRRLLLTDTDSGALHYALVTNGATSPSADLLSAARSELSAWVTAHF
- a CDS encoding YncE family protein, with product MPASRTRHLCSVAAALALTVAGPATAASAANGASDGLREVLFVGNNWDGTADVVKSSGDFAKVGRINIVPDKAQRLAEINADPIKWIYYTSIRNEVGQGHDQYVDDMYSTPDGKSVVVSRPSFADVVSIDLATDRVNWRFPVAGYRADHMAVSPDGTRVAVSASTANKVQVLDIDTGKEIGEFGSGDKPHENFFTNGGKYIWNMSIGEVTTSLDDPAWDWTKGDRHITIVDANTFKPVRTIDMRQRLDAIGLKDFSSAVRPAAFTPDWSKLYFQVSFFNGFLEYDVATDKITRVATLPANPATNPDRTTWLLDSRHHGISMNPEGTKLCVAGTMDNYATVVDRASFDVGPLVTASTPYWATVSGDGKDCVISEAGADRITAIDFATGQKVLSVPVGDHPQRVRLGHVQADWTGPSGS
- a CDS encoding TetR/AcrR family transcriptional regulator — translated: MAGRLKAPTGRYGGRTAEDRQAERRRRFLDAALDLFGGAPGYRGTTVAALSQAAGLSTRQFYEEFRTLEDVLAALHLEVNGWAEQAVLDALAGADGLPLAERAAVLFRAYARDVTCDPRRIRITFVEVVGVSPRLEEQRLARRARWIDLIRAEADTAVARGEAAPRDYRLAATAFVGSVNGLLHDWSAGWVDATLDEVVDELVRLLLGMLRPAGWRPAST
- a CDS encoding alcohol dehydrogenase; amino-acid sequence: MSTYRVAQVTAPNGTFELVEREVPQPGPGQVRIAVEACGICHSDALFVSGGLPGVTFPEVPGHEMAGHIEELGQDVRERGWKVGDRVAVGWFGGSCGHCTPCRQGDFIVCVNLKVPGWAYDGGFGEKVIVPADALARIPDGLSAADAGPMACAGVTTFNGLRRSSARPGDLVAVLGLGGLGHLGVQYAVAMGFETVGIARGAEKADFAKQLGAHHYIDSTSGTPVAEALQSLGGAKAVLATAGNSAAITATVDGLAPRGELVVIGADNAPMGINPAQLLMAARVVRGHPSGTSQDVEDTMAFSALHSIRPMTETVPLDRADEAYRKMLAGKARFRMVLTYG
- a CDS encoding glycosyltransferase yields the protein MTAGSRGDVAPYTGLGHRLVRSGHKVTLVTHARFEPLVAGSGIRFHALPVDPRAELESPRGRSLHRSASEAGKLLRLADMARRVVGRMTEDLIRAARDSEVLLLSASLAPLGHAIAEGLRLPSMGVYLQPLAGTREFAPPVLGGGSWGPTVNRWAGHGVCLATEHIFTGALPGVRRRLGLPPLRAGAARRARERRLWPVHHGFSPLVVPRPRDWRPGLAVSGYWWPYDTESQLPDRVREFLEAGPAPVFVGLGSATVPDAGRLSAQVVAALRRAGLRGVIQHGWGGLAAAGDDMLTIDEVPHALLFPHMAAVVHHAGAGTTAAGLRAGVPAVPVPVQFDAGFWSARLVTLGVAPDVVPLRRLTAHALASALVPATREPGYRERARALGARIRTEDGAAPVLAALERLGG
- a CDS encoding ricin-type beta-trefoil lectin domain protein, whose translation is MYPPPRPISEGFARRCRTTAVRALVLALTVAAALVFAQPGPASAATDRQIAVPTAPMGWASWNSFASSIDHDVIKRQTDAFVAAGLPGAGYKYINIDEGWWQGTRDSAGNITVDTGEWPGGMSAIADYIHSKGLKAGIYTDAGKNGCGYYYPTTRPAAPNTGSEGHYDQDMLQFSRWGFDFVKVDWCGGDAEGLDAATTYRAISSAVAKATATTGRPLTLSVCNWGKQNPWNWAPGLAPMWRTSTDIVYYGNTPSQSSMLSNFDQALHPAAQHTGYYNDPDMLMVGMSGLTAAQNRTHMALWAISGAPLLAGNDLTTMTGETAAVLENSDVVAVDQDPRGLQGVKVAEDTTGLQVYGKVLSGTGNRAVVLLNRTSAAQNITVRWSDLGLTDASATVRDLWAQKNVGSSATSYTTGVPAGGSVLLKVSGTEAASSDYSAGSTGKYTGVSAASTGMHVVDIAYTNTASTAVTGTLQVNGQTATTVSFPPTGAGQGTVSVQVHLTKGNTNSLAFTGGPALGGITVHRLPGTDGTLLVGAQSGRCADIYDNTITNGTQAELWDCNGGANQAWTYTSRKELVVYGDKCLDAYNLGTTNGTKVVIWDCNGQDNQKWTLNTDGTITNVHAGLCLDAYNAATGNGTSLVLWSCDGGANQKWSRT